AAGGAACTTTGAAGGATACCGTTTTTCAAAAGGAGCATGGTTCGTAGTGGCGCAATTCATTGCGCTTTGCGTAAGTCCTGACGATCTTAAATTGAGGTCAATCTACATGTGATTTAAGAGGAGATTCTCCGTGATTGAAACTATGAGAAGCGAGATTGAACAGATTGTTGAACAGGCGTGTGCCGCGGATACGAATATTTTCGGTTACGATATTTGGACGCATCATATCCTACCAGTCGTTCAAAATGCAAAACACCTCGCCCCACGCTTTGATGCTGATCCCGAAATTATGGAACTTGCGGCATTACTCCATGATTACGCCAGCATAAAGGACGAGGCACTCTATGCCGGCCACCATATTTACGGTCCGATTGAAGCGGAAAAACTGCTCAAGCGTTTCGGATATCCAGAAGAAAAAAGAGAAGCCGTCAAGGACGCGATCGCAACACATCGAGCAAGTGTAACGGTTGAGCATCGGAGGGCAGAGGGAGAGTGTCTTGCCAATGCTGATGCCATGTCCCACATTGAACAAGTGCCTTCGCTCTTATATTTAGCCTACGTTCATCACGGAATGGGAGTTGATGAAGGAAAAACATGGGTTAAAGCAAAACTACAACGAAGTTGGCAGAAACTGCGAGAGGATGTCCAAGACATTCTTAGAGACACATACGAAGCCGCGCTGAAAATACTTTGACGAGAGATTTGATATAACCCTTTTCAAGGAGGTTTCACCAATGAAGGGCATTGTCTAACAATCCCACTGCTTTAGCTGTGGGTCCAACCCAGTAACGCTCGTGCGGGAGTCAAAAAAGATTTGACAGTGTCTATAAAATGTGGTATAGTTATAGTATCTCGTAGGCAAGCCTTACAAGCGTAGCCGCAAGGTTGCGGGCTTGCCTCCCACTTGTAAGGGGATAAAATGCGGGATACGAGATAGACCTAATGGCAATTATATCAGATAAAATAGCGTTAGATGCTACAGACGCGCAATGCAGGTGGTTTTCACAACAATGTGGTTATGCCCGTTTTGCTTTCAATCACGCTTTAGAGGACTATAACAACGAACCCTGTCACTGGCAGGAACTCAATAAGCGTTTCAATATAGCAAAACGTGGTATTGATTGGTCAAAAGGCATGGATCAACGTGCTGCCGTGTTTGGCATAAAGAATCTTGGGGATGCTATCAGTCGTTGGAAAAGCGGTCAAAACAGGAGACCGAAGAAAAAGAGACGCAGAAACAGTCAGTCGTATAGCACCGACCCGAATACAGTAAAAGTAGAATGGAAACGTATCAAGTTGCCCAAAATTGGGTGGGTGCGTATGTATCAGAAGTTGCGACATAAGGGTGAGATTACAAAGATAACCCTATCAAGGACAGCACATCGTTGGTTCGTCTCTATAACGGTAGATACAGGTAAACCGAATGTTCCACGAGACACACGTGGACTCCCTGCTATCGGTATAGACGTAGGTATCAACTCACTGGCGACACTTGATACAGGTAAGCAATATCCGAACCCAAGACCGCTCAAAAAGTATGAGAAGAAACTTAAGCGTGAACACCGTAAGTTGAGTAAGAAAATGTTTCTATCCAATAACTGGTTCAAGCAAAAGCGTAAGGTCGAACGTATCCACTATAAGATTGCTTGTATCAGAGCGGACGCTCACCATAAAGCGACAACAGAGATAGTGAATATGGCGAGCGTGATTGGAATAGAGACGCTCAAGATTACAAATATGCTCAAGAACAAGAACCTTGCCAAAGCATTATCAGATAGCGCATTAGGCGGATTTCTTGAGAAACTTAAGTCTAAAGCAGAAACACTGGGGATACCCGTTATTCAAGCCCCACAATTCTATGCGTCCAGCAAAACATGTAGCAACTGCGGGCATAAGAAAAAAGAACTCTTATTATCAGAAAGAACCTATGATTGTACCGAATGTGGTTCTTCTATAGATAGAGACGTAAACGCTGCGATAAACCTAAAGACCCTCGCCGTCGGGCAGGCGGAGAGTCTAAACGCTTGTGGAGTTTAAGTAAGTCCTCCACAAGCAGGAGGCATTCAACTATGAAACAAGAACGGAGGAATCCCACTGCTTCAGCTGTGGGTGGTGTCAAAAAAGAACAGATTGTTTCGCGCAACCCAAAAGTGATGAATGGAGCCTTAGTTTTCACGGGGACTCGTGTGCCAGTCGAGATTTTGATTCAACATCTAACGGCAGGCGATTCACTTAAGAAGTTTCTTGCTGATTTCCCAACGGTATCTCAAGAACAAGCCGTGGCTTACCTTGAGATGACATTAGAGGTTGCTGATGCGCGTGTTGCTTGATGAAAACCTACCGCATCAGCTGCGAGAATTATTTGAAGACAATATAGAAGTGATCACAGTAAGTTATCGTGGTTGGAAGGGTAAAGAGAATGGTGAACTGTTGAGAATTGCGGCGAATGAGTTTGACGTTTTCGTCACAATGGATCAAGGCATTCCCAATCAGCAAAACTTGAGCGAAATTAAGATTGGGATTATGGTGTTAGAAGCGAAGAGTAACCGTTTCGAAGACCTTGTACCGTTGATTTCCGAAGTCAATACTGTGCTGAAAATAATCAAAAATGGGCAAATTGTGCATGTAAAATTTTGATAAATCATTACTTAAATGAAGATAAATCCACTCACCGACTACGAATGTACGAGTCCTATGACTGATGACATGGTTCACTGGTTTCTCGATCTTTTCGATGAACTCAGTATCAAAGTTTGGATTGATGGCGGTTGGGGTGTTGATGCGCTATTGGGTGAATGTACGCGAGAACATCAAGATCTGGACATCATGATCTCATGGGATGATTCAGCAATACTCACCGAGGCACTCTCGGCGCGAGGCTTTGTTGATGTTCATACCGACGACCATAAGGATCGAAACTTCGTGATGGGACATCGATTGCATGGCAGGATCGACTTTCACGTTATTGATCTTACCGAAGGGAGTGGGGCAGTCTACGGTCCCGGTGAGATTGATTGGGTGATCTCTGAATCGGAATTGAACGCTGTAGGGACTATCGGTGGGAGGGAAGTCCGGTGTCTGTCGGTGGATTACCAAGTGCGTTCGCACACTGGATATACGCTAACAAACACAGACTTCGCCGACCTGCGCGCGTTGCACGAGAGATATGGGGTTAAGCTGCTCGCTGAACAGATGAGATCGTTGTCAGTGTAGATGCGGTAATAGAAGAGTAACAACACCGGCAATCATCAGCCCGATAGACCACAACAGATCCATGTTAAACCACGCTTTACGGAGCAGGGCAAGTCCTACCACCTCGTAGACGATAACCGCCACGATCCCCATCACGACGAAAAAACTGAGGGTATGTACCCCGACAGCGGATAGTAACATCACCGCGTTATCCGCCATGCTTGCAGGAGCGTGGTGCATGTGCCCTGATGCCTCGGCAGCGGGCATGCGTAACAGGAGCGGTGCCAGCATCAAACCCGCGCCGTGCGCGGATGCCATTAGGAATGACCAAATTGTTAAGTCTTTGAAGTTAACACGCATTCCGACCCATTTCGGATGCCGTGCGCGGAAAAACTTGTACA
The genomic region above belongs to Candidatus Poribacteria bacterium and contains:
- a CDS encoding amino acid transporter, with translation MKINPLTDYECTSPMTDDMVHWFLDLFDELSIKVWIDGGWGVDALLGECTREHQDLDIMISWDDSAILTEALSARGFVDVHTDDHKDRNFVMGHRLHGRIDFHVIDLTEGSGAVYGPGEIDWVISESELNAVGTIGGREVRCLSVDYQVRSHTGYTLTNTDFADLRALHERYGVKLLAEQMRSLSV
- a CDS encoding DUF433 domain-containing protein, with amino-acid sequence MKQERRNPTASAVGGVKKEQIVSRNPKVMNGALVFTGTRVPVEILIQHLTAGDSLKKFLADFPTVSQEQAVAYLEMTLEVADARVA
- a CDS encoding DUF5615 family PIN-like protein, yielding MLLDENLPHQLRELFEDNIEVITVSYRGWKGKENGELLRIAANEFDVFVTMDQGIPNQQNLSEIKIGIMVLEAKSNRFEDLVPLISEVNTVLKIIKNGQIVHVKF
- a CDS encoding HD domain-containing protein produces the protein MIETMRSEIEQIVEQACAADTNIFGYDIWTHHILPVVQNAKHLAPRFDADPEIMELAALLHDYASIKDEALYAGHHIYGPIEAEKLLKRFGYPEEKREAVKDAIATHRASVTVEHRRAEGECLANADAMSHIEQVPSLLYLAYVHHGMGVDEGKTWVKAKLQRSWQKLREDVQDILRDTYEAALKIL
- a CDS encoding transposase → MAIISDKIALDATDAQCRWFSQQCGYARFAFNHALEDYNNEPCHWQELNKRFNIAKRGIDWSKGMDQRAAVFGIKNLGDAISRWKSGQNRRPKKKRRRNSQSYSTDPNTVKVEWKRIKLPKIGWVRMYQKLRHKGEITKITLSRTAHRWFVSITVDTGKPNVPRDTRGLPAIGIDVGINSLATLDTGKQYPNPRPLKKYEKKLKREHRKLSKKMFLSNNWFKQKRKVERIHYKIACIRADAHHKATTEIVNMASVIGIETLKITNMLKNKNLAKALSDSALGGFLEKLKSKAETLGIPVIQAPQFYASSKTCSNCGHKKKELLLSERTYDCTECGSSIDRDVNAAINLKTLAVGQAESLNACGV